ATCTTTCAATGATAGATTATCGTCGAATCATTGTGAGCCATGTAATATTAAAAAGGACACCTGAAATATTAAATTAGCacaatttaacttttttttaacgtAAATAAAAACTAACCAAAAGTATCACTTTGATTaacaaaattgttttgaaaaactcaTATGTTTTCCATTCAAAAGAATTGAGATTTGACACTCCACGTCAACTTACTTAAGAATTCTCTAGAGAAATCTACATATGTCGGAATATAAATTCCAGATTTCACCTAAAACACTGTCCCATTAATAGAGGTTGCAAAGTTAAGATTGCCTGCAACTTCTCCCTCTATATATAGAGTTTCAAGCCTTGTATTTTTTCacactcaatcatttctttcttattCTCTAACTATAGCTATGGCTGATGAAGTGATTCTTCTAGATTACTGGCCAAGTCCATTTGGGATGAGGCTCAGAATAGCCCTTGCTCAAAAGGGTATCAAGTATGAGTACAAAGATGAAGACTTGAGCAACAAGAGTCCTTTGTTGTTACAGATGAACCCTATTCACAAGAAAATTCCTGTTCTCATTCACAATGGTAAACCCATTTGTGAATCTCTCATTGCTGTTCAGTATATTGATGAGGTTTGGAATGATAAATCTCCTTTGTTGCCTTCTGATCCTTATCAGAGATCACAAGCTAGATTCTGGGCTGACTATATTGACAAGAAGGTATATAAGTTTCCTCTTTTGcatgttttgtttgttgtttttcttGTTCTATCATTTGATTATTAACTGAGTGTGTTTCATAGGTCTATGAAAATGGAAGGAACCTTCTTTGGACAAaaaatggagaagagaaagaagctgCAAAGAAGGAATTCATAGAAG
This Vicia villosa cultivar HV-30 ecotype Madison, WI unplaced genomic scaffold, Vvil1.0 ctg.000477F_1_1_1, whole genome shotgun sequence DNA region includes the following protein-coding sequences:
- the LOC131628749 gene encoding probable glutathione S-transferase — protein: MADEVILLDYWPSPFGMRLRIALAQKGIKYEYKDEDLSNKSPLLLQMNPIHKKIPVLIHNGKPICESLIAVQYIDEVWNDKSPLLPSDPYQRSQARFWADYIDKKVYENGRNLLWTKNGEEKEAAKKEFIEVLKVLEKELGDKSYFGGEKLGYVDVALIPFYTWFKGYETFGNFNIEKECPKFIGWAKRCVKIESVSKSIPDQEKVYQFIVDVRKKMGIE